The Bacteroidota bacterium genome contains a region encoding:
- the yaiO gene encoding YaiO family outer membrane beta-barrel protein — translation MQEGSCDAYTNMKLRLHFLLILFPFFLHSSAQSAFNGDSLFELALSNAFNNQHALAITQCDTILSRYPDYTDVKILKSRILSWDKNYDASKAILEKVITDKPDNIDAHKAITDNALWGNNPEDAIRFAERGILVDQNNVELLLKKAKAQIALRKYADAEKTLGIIKQINPDNAEAEQLDQEIKRLRKQNALAIYNLHDWFGSIYGQRNLLSLEYKRITAVGPVLARVNYANRFGLDGFQYEADFYPRLTSTLSGYLNYGFSAAPNLFPKHKFGAELFNNFSKKIIASLGVRYMIFERNNILTFTGSGGIYTGKYWFGLRAFVTPTSQRTAASIFVFARRFLKNDKNYITLTLGQGVSPENNSNSLNFDTYYYLNSQTAQLQWVKTFDSGFGFQLGTGYTRLQMPFDASKYIFQFTLDTGIKYQF, via the coding sequence ATGCAGGAAGGAAGTTGTGATGCGTATACCAATATGAAGCTACGTTTACACTTTTTATTAATTCTCTTTCCATTTTTTCTTCATTCCTCTGCACAGTCTGCGTTTAACGGAGATTCCTTATTTGAGTTGGCGCTAAGCAATGCATTCAATAACCAACATGCCTTAGCCATAACACAATGCGACACAATATTAAGTAGGTATCCCGATTATACGGATGTCAAAATTTTAAAATCACGCATATTATCTTGGGATAAAAACTACGATGCTTCAAAAGCGATACTCGAAAAAGTAATCACCGATAAACCCGATAATATTGACGCACACAAGGCAATAACGGACAATGCACTTTGGGGCAATAATCCGGAAGATGCAATTCGCTTTGCCGAACGCGGGATATTGGTGGATCAAAATAATGTGGAGCTGCTTCTGAAAAAAGCAAAAGCGCAAATCGCCCTTCGTAAGTACGCAGATGCTGAGAAAACGCTGGGAATTATAAAGCAAATCAATCCTGATAATGCTGAGGCAGAGCAACTTGATCAAGAAATTAAACGGTTAAGAAAACAAAATGCGCTTGCAATATATAATTTGCACGATTGGTTTGGCTCTATTTATGGCCAGCGTAACTTGCTTTCATTGGAGTATAAAAGAATTACCGCCGTTGGGCCTGTTTTGGCTCGGGTTAATTACGCCAATCGTTTTGGTTTAGATGGTTTTCAATACGAGGCTGATTTTTATCCGCGCCTCACTTCTACCCTATCCGGTTATTTGAATTACGGTTTTTCTGCTGCTCCTAATCTCTTTCCAAAACATAAATTTGGGGCTGAGTTATTTAATAATTTTTCGAAAAAAATTATCGCTTCCCTTGGCGTTCGTTACATGATTTTTGAACGCAATAATATATTAACCTTTACAGGATCCGGAGGAATTTATACCGGGAAGTATTGGTTTGGACTTCGCGCCTTTGTTACCCCTACTTCTCAAAGAACTGCAGCTTCCATTTTTGTCTTTGCCCGTAGGTTCTTGAAGAACGACAAAAACTATATTACGCTTACTTTAGGTCAAGGCGTTTCACCTGAAAATAATAGCAACTCTTTAAATTTTGATACCTATTACTATTTGAATTCTCAAACGGCACAATTACAGTGGGTAAAGACATTTGATAGCGGATTTGGATTTCAATTGGGAACCGGATACACGCGCTTGCAAATGCCCTTTGATGCTTCAAAATATATTTTTCAATTTACCCTTGATACAGGTATAAAATATCAGTTTTGA
- a CDS encoding CotH kinase family protein produces MNVGSGFLGLVLVVSVSLFSCKTNPANEVKIYKGNVFDDSVVHEIKMNFADKSFWDSLVKYKLVKDSLEINHFYKCNVTIDGNEIKDIGVRLKGESSYEFTKGKKKSFKLDFNCFVRKQKHCGVTRINLNNNYKDPSLMREKITLDMLTNEGLPTPRSAYAKVYLNNEYWGLYLMVEGINKDFLKRNFNNASGNLYFGEPNGTLVKLASSTDYARNYRKKNNKKQNDWSDLIHFISVVNSANSEQNQDTNLDSIFNLDDCLKTWAINNLLVNVDAYNMMYPHNYFLYTDSVSGKMQWINYDYNYSFAAWNPKYTYTQVCEFPIFYCNPSLPLANLVLTKNKQIQKRYLTTLQNLLVSEFTEEHINGEVKRLYALIKDAVHEDSMKEFSNEEFEKNCSTTLGDKNDPGAFIPGLKEFVHDRRMSVLKQTTQLIN; encoded by the coding sequence ATGAATGTTGGTAGTGGCTTTTTAGGATTAGTTCTAGTCGTTTCTGTAAGTTTATTTTCTTGCAAAACCAATCCTGCAAATGAAGTCAAAATATATAAAGGAAACGTATTTGATGATTCGGTAGTGCATGAAATTAAAATGAATTTTGCCGATAAAAGTTTTTGGGATTCATTGGTTAAATATAAGCTTGTGAAAGACTCATTGGAAATAAACCATTTTTACAAATGCAATGTAACCATTGATGGGAATGAAATAAAAGACATTGGTGTTCGCTTAAAAGGCGAATCGTCCTATGAATTTACAAAGGGCAAAAAGAAATCTTTTAAATTGGATTTTAATTGCTTTGTAAGAAAACAAAAACACTGTGGCGTAACACGAATTAATTTGAACAATAATTACAAAGATCCAAGTTTAATGCGTGAAAAAATAACTTTAGATATGCTCACGAACGAAGGTCTACCAACCCCACGCAGCGCTTATGCTAAAGTGTATTTAAACAATGAATATTGGGGGCTCTATTTAATGGTGGAAGGAATCAATAAAGATTTTTTAAAACGTAATTTCAACAATGCATCCGGCAATTTATATTTTGGAGAGCCTAATGGAACACTTGTAAAATTAGCTTCATCAACCGATTACGCGCGCAATTACCGCAAAAAAAACAATAAAAAGCAAAACGATTGGAGCGATTTGATTCACTTTATCTCGGTAGTTAATTCAGCAAACTCAGAGCAAAATCAAGATACAAATTTAGACAGCATTTTCAACCTCGATGATTGCTTAAAAACATGGGCAATTAATAATTTACTGGTGAATGTAGACGCCTATAATATGATGTATCCGCACAATTATTTTTTGTATACTGATTCTGTGAGTGGCAAAATGCAGTGGATCAATTACGATTACAATTACAGTTTTGCTGCTTGGAATCCCAAATACACCTACACGCAAGTATGTGAATTTCCTATTTTCTATTGTAATCCAAGCTTGCCGCTAGCTAATCTGGTATTAACTAAAAACAAACAAATTCAAAAACGCTACCTTACTACACTGCAAAATTTACTTGTGAGTGAGTTTACAGAAGAGCACATTAATGGGGAAGTAAAACGCCTTTACGCATTAATTAAAGATGCTGTGCATGAAGATAGCATGAAAGAATTCTCAAATGAAGAATTTGAAAAAAATTGCTCCACAACTTTAGGCGATAAAAATGATCCTGGCGCTTTTATTCCCGGTTTGAAAGAGTTTGTGCACGACCGTAGAATGAGTGTTTTGAAACAAACTACACAATTAATTAATTAG
- a CDS encoding glycosyltransferase family 2 protein translates to MEIIEFLSDLFKNGLLIYTAALIFAYIGLAIFSIYETRTYLQRNSFVDYNIISESPLAPTISVIAPAYNEGATIVQNINSLLALHYKKSEVIIVNDGSTDDSLQLMKKAFDLEKVDFKINPQLKTQPARNIYKSTNPKFAKLIVIDKENGGKSDALNLGINVASHKLIACVDVDCILEKDSLVRMVKPFLEETEERVIAVGGVLRIANSCLIKNGEIVKVNLPESFVPRIQTVEYLRAFLLGRMAWSRLNGLLLISGAFGLFDKETVIACGGYDITTVGEDMELVVKMRIYMHRQKEKYKMVYIPEPLCWTEIPESLKVLGIQRNRWTRGTAETLTRHKKLFLNPTYGLLGLLSYPYWLVFEWAAPIIEFLGFINFLILAFLGYVYWKFFWGLLILVYSFSIVYSLYAIVVEELTYHQYKNKWDLGKILVAIFIEPIFFHPYLVLAAIRGNFDLIVGKKSWGEMKRKGFHATRT, encoded by the coding sequence ATGGAGATAATTGAGTTTCTATCAGATTTATTTAAAAACGGACTGCTTATTTATACAGCAGCGCTGATTTTTGCGTACATAGGTTTGGCTATTTTTTCGATTTATGAAACGCGCACTTATTTGCAGCGAAATAGTTTTGTAGATTACAACATTATTTCAGAATCTCCACTTGCACCAACCATTTCGGTGATTGCGCCGGCATACAATGAGGGAGCAACTATTGTTCAAAACATAAACTCACTGCTTGCCTTACATTATAAAAAAAGCGAAGTTATTATTGTAAACGATGGTAGTACCGACGATTCATTGCAATTGATGAAAAAAGCATTTGATTTAGAAAAGGTAGATTTTAAAATTAATCCGCAACTTAAGACTCAACCGGCACGGAATATTTATAAATCCACAAATCCAAAATTTGCTAAGCTTATTGTTATTGATAAAGAAAACGGAGGAAAATCGGATGCACTAAATCTTGGGATTAATGTAGCCAGCCATAAACTAATTGCCTGTGTGGATGTGGATTGCATACTTGAAAAAGATTCGCTGGTGCGCATGGTAAAACCATTTCTTGAAGAAACCGAAGAACGCGTGATTGCTGTTGGGGGTGTGCTTCGAATTGCAAATTCCTGCCTCATTAAAAATGGGGAAATCGTAAAGGTAAATTTACCCGAAAGCTTTGTACCCCGCATTCAAACCGTTGAATACCTAAGAGCCTTTTTATTAGGCCGAATGGCATGGAGCCGATTAAATGGATTGCTCCTAATATCCGGTGCGTTTGGATTATTTGATAAAGAAACGGTTATTGCTTGTGGTGGATACGACATTACAACTGTTGGAGAAGACATGGAGTTGGTGGTAAAAATGAGGATTTATATGCACCGCCAAAAGGAGAAATATAAAATGGTGTATATCCCTGAACCCCTTTGCTGGACAGAAATTCCTGAATCACTAAAAGTATTAGGGATTCAACGAAATCGTTGGACGCGTGGAACGGCGGAAACCCTTACTCGACACAAGAAATTATTTTTAAATCCAACCTATGGATTGTTAGGACTACTCAGCTATCCCTATTGGCTGGTTTTTGAGTGGGCGGCTCCTATTATTGAATTTTTAGGTTTTATCAATTTCTTGATTTTGGCCTTTCTGGGATATGTATATTGGAAATTTTTCTGGGGTCTTTTGATTTTAGTGTATTCCTTCTCTATCGTTTATTCGCTTTATGCCATTGTAGTAGAAGAATTAACCTATCATCAATACAAAAACAAATGGGATTTAGGTAAGATTTTGGTGGCCATATTTATTGAGCCAATTTTCTTTCATCCTTATCTTGTATTGGCTGCCATTAGAGGGAACTTCGATTTAATTGTTGGTAAAAAAAGTTGGGGTGAAATGAAAAGAAAAGGATTCCACGCCACACGTACATAG
- a CDS encoding GIY-YIG nuclease family protein: protein MYAILDIETTGGNSANERITEIAVYIHNGEKVVEEFQTLVHPEKSIPPYISQMTGITDKMVEKAPKFYEIAKHLIQLTEGKVIVAHNSSFDYNFIKREYKNLGYDFKRKTLCTVKLSRKLLPGKKSYSLGKLCAEIGIPINGRHRAGGDALATVQLFELLLKTGAQELRIESKSKEDAITNLNLNLDKSWLKKLPEKTGVYYFFNEAKELIYIGKSKNIRQRVLQHLTSDSSKKAIEMKNNIADIDFEVTGSELVALLKESEEIKKHKPLYNRAQRRTLYNYGIFVAYDSQGYITISPEKTGNSSLPLATFSSAIEAKNSLYKLIEKFNLCQKLCGLYDSQEACFHYSIKKCTGACIGKENADNYNSRALAALKTFEQKHQNFLVIDEGKSHDEKSIILVENGRYKGFGFVELEYMEYNLDALKEIVQHRQDNRDVQQIIKAYLRKNKVEKVVPF from the coding sequence ATGTACGCGATTCTGGATATTGAGACAACCGGTGGTAATTCAGCAAACGAGCGAATTACAGAAATCGCTGTTTATATCCACAACGGTGAAAAAGTGGTAGAGGAATTCCAAACACTAGTGCATCCCGAAAAAAGCATACCACCTTACATTTCACAGATGACTGGTATAACCGATAAAATGGTTGAAAAAGCTCCAAAATTCTATGAAATAGCAAAACACCTCATCCAACTCACCGAAGGAAAGGTAATTGTTGCACACAACTCATCCTTTGATTACAATTTTATTAAGCGGGAATATAAAAACCTTGGATATGATTTTAAACGCAAAACCCTTTGCACTGTTAAACTAAGCCGGAAGTTATTACCGGGCAAAAAATCATACAGCCTCGGTAAGTTATGTGCCGAAATAGGAATACCAATAAACGGAAGGCACCGTGCCGGCGGAGATGCTTTGGCAACTGTTCAACTCTTTGAATTGCTCTTAAAAACCGGCGCACAAGAATTAAGAATTGAATCAAAATCAAAGGAAGACGCTATCACTAATCTGAATTTAAATTTGGATAAATCCTGGCTAAAAAAACTTCCCGAAAAAACAGGTGTGTATTATTTCTTTAATGAAGCCAAAGAGCTCATCTACATCGGAAAAAGTAAAAATATCCGACAAAGAGTGCTGCAACACCTTACCAGTGATAGCAGCAAGAAAGCAATTGAAATGAAAAATAACATTGCCGACATTGACTTTGAAGTAACCGGAAGTGAACTAGTTGCCTTGTTAAAAGAATCGGAAGAAATAAAAAAACACAAACCCCTTTACAATCGCGCGCAACGCCGAACACTTTATAATTACGGAATCTTTGTTGCATACGATTCACAAGGTTACATCACTATTTCGCCCGAAAAAACAGGAAATTCCTCCTTACCATTGGCAACCTTCTCATCTGCAATTGAAGCTAAAAACAGTTTATATAAATTGATCGAGAAATTTAACCTGTGTCAGAAGTTATGCGGATTATATGATTCACAAGAAGCTTGCTTTCATTACAGCATAAAGAAATGTACCGGTGCTTGCATTGGAAAAGAAAATGCCGATAACTACAACTCTAGAGCACTAGCAGCACTTAAAACATTCGAACAAAAACACCAAAACTTTTTAGTGATTGACGAAGGAAAATCCCATGATGAAAAATCAATTATCCTTGTTGAGAATGGCAGATATAAGGGTTTTGGCTTTGTGGAATTGGAGTATATGGAATATAATTTAGACGCTTTGAAGGAAATAGTTCAACATCGACAGGACAACCGAGATGTGCAACAGATTATTAAAGCTTACCTTCGAAAAAATAAAGTCGAAAAGGTAGTCCCTTTCTGA